The Piliocolobus tephrosceles isolate RC106 chromosome 10, ASM277652v3, whole genome shotgun sequence nucleotide sequence TTCAGCtctataatttcttctttggTATACTGTCATGTTTGAAGTCTCACTCCTAGGAGTAAGTACCAACATTTATGATTTTCTTGGAATActtttataatacaaaattattatcTTTTAGGCTTTTCCAAGACTCCTCATAAGGAGGAAAATTCTCTCTCAGAATGCTTAAAAACACCAATGTACGCAAAttattttcctactttatttATTATAGGTTTGTGGTCACAAGGAGTAGTCATTATCCTTAGATGAAATGGGTAGGGACAAATTTCATGTATTGCTCTACCCAAAGTAAAGGAGTCAGAGGGTTTCTAGGCAAACAACATAAAAGTCTCCTGTATTAACCAGATGAGCAAAGAGCACATTTCTTGAACAGTATTTTTCAAAGCTTAACCTCATGTTTGAACAACCCCAGATGACTTACGTTTCTGGCTTTCTTAATTGTTGGTTAGCTTTCAATGCCTGAATTCAGAAAAATTAGAGATGGAAAAATCCCTCAACAGGTCACCCAGCTCATTTCTTTACAGGAATTAACAGATGAATCTCATAATGTAGTCCCTGGTTTTAACATTCTTGAGGATGGACCAGgggtttcattttaaattcagaaatattGGGGCCAAAAGACCACCAAGACAGGTTCCTATGTCCTAATTCTGCTTTCCCATTACTCAGAATGTGTAAAGTCATAAACTGAGCAGTTAAGTCATGATAGATCCTGGCTTTTCAACATGGAGctggcaggggaaggggagaTAAGAAAGATGCAATCATAAGACTGAAAAATGTCAGTGTCAGGGGAAGAGGGCTAGGTGTTAATATCCCTGCATTGACCAGTTTTTGAATATGGGCTGCTTCtggagagaaatgcaaattgggGCAAGATGACTTTCTTCAGCTAAGAGCAGTTTTAGGAAAGAGACTCAGGCAGCTGAGAAAACGAGTGCCTCAGTCCTGAAGGGATCTGGGCAATGCACCACATCATTCATTACACCCACCCATCATGCTTGAACTTGCTTCacgcaaactgttccaggaacaGCTTCTTCAAGATTCTGATTGGTTTAATAGAGAGGTTCTAGTCCTACTTTCCTGGATACTGTGGTTGTTTTATGCAAATGTATTTCCCAGTTTTAGTGTGCTGACTATCTCATCTTTCCAGCTGTATAATTGATCCTTTGGTATATTCTCATGTTTGAGGTCTAATTCACTGTAGGGTCAAGCCAGAACACGTATGAAGGTTAGTGGGATTAACTATAGCCTGTGTTGGTACAGATAGTTGCAAGGCCGCTGCTAATACTCATTGTTTCCCTCTTAAAAACTAGCCATTCTAGATTTCGCTCACTCATAGCGTATCTGGTGGTCTTGATGTCTAACTGGTAAGGGAGTTAGAGCTCCTTTCTTGAGAGTTGGAGTTCCTGCACTATGCTCTTCTAGACCATGGCTGATACATCTGTCCATTTAGTATCATGATTGGGCGCAGGCATATCAAGAGATGTTTCAGTGATATCAGATTCACTTTCCCTCCTTAGATTGTATAACAGAAGCCCTACCTTCTCCTGATGAAATGACCTTCTCCCGACATCAATTACCCCTGCTAGGAAGCCCTACCTTCTCCTAAAGTCCATTACCCCTGTTAGGAAGATGAATCCTTCATTTGCCGCCTGGCATGAAGAGCATGAAGTTACTGTGAAGCTTTAGAACGTAAATGAGACTCTTCCTATGTTCCATggtgaaaatatttcctcttcctAAACCACAATTCCCAGGCCTATAGGTTAGAATTGTAgggatttaaaatataaattcctcATGTGGTTTACAAATGGTGACAAGTAAGGTCACTCCTGCCTCCACACATTATTGTTGGACACATACAGTCTACCTACTGGGGACACAGCCCTATGCAATGCTTGGTAGTTTAGGGTATGTAACACATCCTGGATTATGGTGTCTCATTCTTGCCAGTGAAGCAGAGTAGATTAATCTGTTTTGTTCTGAACTGACATCAATGGCCAGGGATACTTACTGGTGGAAGGGACATGGCAGAAGGTATATCTAGGAATAATCAGATGGGTAGCAACGTCTGGGTTCCAGAGGAGGGCCACCTAGGATAAAATAGAACCCTAGTTCATAAATAGAGGCAAATAGAGGCAAAGCAGAGGCAATAGAGGCAAAGCTTCAGGGTTCCAAATCAACATGAATTTAGGATAGAATTCACTCTCATTAGAGTTCTGTATTATGACAAGGAAGCATTAAAATTGAAGAACTGATGGGAAGGCTACTAATGATGGATAATTAGGACATCAAGAACTTAAGGTACATATAGCAACAGATTACCTACAGATTCCCTCCATTGAAAGGGTAAGGGTACATAGTGCTTGCATATACTATTATActattactactattactactactactacgaCGACGACAACGATTACTACTAGTACTACTGTGTAATAATGTAAGTTTAGCTCCATTCTAGTATGAATTACTTTGGCTGCAAAAATTTCAAACCCAGGTGAGtacaaaaatgaagataattaattttctagtcttttttgAAACTGCATACTGCTCAACATAGGTAGCCATGGCCTTGTGGAGGACAGGAAGAGTGAAGTGAGTCCAAACTAGCCAGTGCTCTTTATAGTGTTTGGCTATGAATCCTGCAGACTGCTCTTTATAGACAATTATAGATACTTGAGGTATAAGTGTGACTCTCCAAAGAGTCATTGTCTTGCCATTTTTAATATCCAGATCATAGTAATAGTACAATACAGTAGAAATAGCTAACaactattgagcacttactacatgccaggcagtGTTTTGTGCACTTTACGTATATTAACTTGTTTAATGTTGACAGCAACTCTAAGATAGGTACTAGAAtaatcttattttacagataagggaatTGAGGCCCAGTGAGATTActtaacttgcccaagattgACACATTCTCAGTGGTGGAGCTGGCATTAAAAACTAGGAGACCTAGCTACAAAGTACTTATTCTTAGACACTTTTCTAAGATGCAAATTGCTTTTATGGGTGTGGCAGAGTAATCTGCTTATGTTTAAACACTTTGGTTCTCAGGCTAAATTAATCTGTGGAAAAACCTTACCAAgatgagaaaagaggaagagagtaaGACCTGTAACATGTTATTTTGTGTGTCTTAATTCTGAAAAACAAGGatatatcaaaaaaagaaattatagagcTGAGATGGTAGATAGATAAAATTTTGACTAAGGTAGAAACTACATAAAAAATATCTTCATCAGATTGGAAAGTGTAACTATACAATGGGAGGCTGGTGAAAATATATGAGCTATTTGTACACAACTCTTTAAGAAACTGGCttaaagaattatattttatgaGGTCAGTACAAGTAAATTGCTCAAGAAAATAGAATTACCTGCCCTTGGGACAGTCACTTAAGTCACTTAGATTTTAAGCTCTCAAATTCTTCAACTGAAAAATTAGGGGATTTAAATAGATTATTGCTGAACCTCTTGCCAactcaaaaactataaaactagtgTTACATAATGAATAAAACGAGCTGGAGCGAGAAGATTCTGGAGCTAGAAGATGCTGGTTGACTATTCACTATTTACCACCTGAATGACTGTCACAGATTTGGTTCCCTAGGAAGCCGACTCTAAGATTTAGAGATTTGTGTGCGGGTGGTTTCTTGGGGAACAATACATGAGAGGGTTGAGGAAAGTAAGACTAGCCAGAATGAGCATTGGAACTGTGATGTAACTGCAGTATACGTCTGAGCCAATTTTACTGGTGAACTCTGAGGCTGGGATCACCATTTAAATAGTCCTGCCTGTTTTAATGGACTTTTAGCTAAGATGGAGTCTAAGGAACTAAGGCTCCATCTAAGAAAGAGGGATTTACCTTCTCTTCAGAAACAACTAAAGACACAGGcaatacatatgaaaaaatggcTTTCAAGACCCTGGACATGGGGCAATTGAAGATGGCCATTGCTATAAGATGGAAAACAGAGTAAGTCCTGTGACTTCTCCAGCCTATTGCCTTAAGGGAGCTTCTAGGCCATGGCTTAGGGAGAGGGAACCAAGGTGGAGTCCAGTGGACATTTTGAGTTGAGATGGAGTTGAGAGTTCTAGAAAAACATAGTGACTATATTTCACATGGCAAAATACTGCAAAGGAGAGAGGGATCCCTGGATATCAGTGGAGGGCGCTCTTGTGTACACATAGAGAACTGATTGGCATTTGTGTGTGGGGAGATTACCATCTAAGAGACATAGAGGAAACAGTGGCTGCTGTTAACTCAGGGCTACGATTATTGTCATGGGACATTGGGCGCAGTACTTAGAAAGGTCTTGCCTCGGTGTGGGGAAATAATTAGCCTTAGATTAAATACTGATTAATTTTATCCACATGATTTAACTGAATCCCAAAGCAAAGCTCAGGAACACATACAGAAATAGAAGAATATCCAGTAcacaaaaaggtaaaatttacaaTGTCTGGCATCAAATAAAATTAAGCAAGAatgcagaaaagtagaaaattgtGATTCATAAGTAGAATAATCAACCAGTCAAACCAACCCATAACTGACATTATGTTAAAATAGTTACTGTAACAATTTAAATGTatcaaagacatttaaaaagataagcaGAGGCATGGAAGATATGAAAACATCCAGATCAAACTTCTGctgattaaaaccacaatgtctGGGATGAAAAATACACTAGATGAAATTAATAGTAGATTAGATATTGCCAAAGTAAAGGTTAATGAACCTGATGACACATTAATAGAAAgtgtcaaaaataaaacacacagagaaaagcatTTTGTAAAAACTGAAATAACATCAGAGAGTTGGATTACTTCAAGTGGTCAAATGTGCATGTCATTGGACCCTCTAAAGGAGGGGAGGAGTGAGGGATggaagtatttgaaaaaataatggctgaaaatttttctagttttatgcaATCCAAGAAGGTCAATAAGCctcaagaacaagaaaaataataaaaatcaagataGGTGTGAATCAATTTGGTTGAAAGcactaataaagagaaaaatgttagaagcagccagagaTAAAAGACGCAGTAGATACAGTGGAACAAAGATATGAATTACAAcaaattttatatcaaaaaaCTGTGCAAGCTAGAATTCAGTGGAAtgtcttaaataattaaaagaaacgTGGCAACTTGGGATTCAATatacagtgaaaatatctttcaagaataaaaacaaacatacaaaacttAAAGAATCCTGCAGACCTGAACTATAAGAAACGTTAAAGGAAGTTCTCAGGCAGAAAGGAAGTGACACCACGTggaaagaagaatgaagaaaaaaggaaataaaaactacatgGGTAAATATATgagatcttttctttcttttcttttttatttttctctagagacagagtctcactctgtttcccaggctggagtgcattggtgtggtCATGGCtactgacattacaggtgtgggccactgtgcctggcctgggatattttcttattatctaaactttaaaagaaattattaaaattatttaaagcatGAATAATAAACATGTAGCGTGGAACCTATAACAAACGTAgaagtaaaaatataacatatgtagaagtaaaaaataattggattgtttagactatttacatataatgtgattattgatatagttagGTCTATAAACTATTATTGACAGTTTTTGccaattgttttttatttgtctcttttgttttctcttttcctttccctccttttttctcttcttctagaTTATCTTGATTCAGAAACGTTTTTGACTTTGATGCATAAggatgaaaaaacaaatgaagtgagccCTGTATTTGCCACAATTTGAAATTGTGAAATAGGAGACAGGAAAGTCCTGGAAAAAACATACCAGATTCCATTCACGGATTCCAAAGTAGAGAGGGTTTAGAGAATTTATGGCTGGGTGAGTGCTTTCTAAACTTCCTTCTTTTCATGCAGTTATTTTTCTAATCAATACTagatatgagatgaatagaatCTCCTATTTTGGGTAAGGTGGGCCCTGATTTAAATATCTCTGTATTTTCCCAAAAGAAACCAGATTTGCAAGTGAAAGTAtcacaacagaagtttattatgGAACAATCACATGTGTTGACTCTCCTTTGACCCTCACTGCAGTGCACTTTCATTACTTGTCAATGTGGGGGTGGGAAAAAGGGGTGCAGCCAGACAAGAGAATATACAGGAAACAAGCATTGTAGATGAGTCTATGTATTTCAGTAATGCTGCTACAAGGGGATACAAAATCAGGTGCCAGACTCCAGAAAAAACGAGATTTTTTCTTCCCCCAATCTCATTTGGCCCCTCGGCGCTCCCTGAAGTAGCGATTATAGGCAGCATTGTATCCATAAACCATGGCGTAGCGTTCGCAAAGTCTGTAGTCATCACAGGCTTCCCTGTTGAGCTCGTGGACAGGCTTAGAGCGTTCTCGGATCCTAGAAAGTGGAAAAAGAGGCCAAAATTGAGAAACATaaagtggaaaaataagaaaatggaaaagaagaagaaaatattggagaGACTTTCTCTCCATGCCCACCTATATTAAGAGATATTTAAGGAACAGggagaggccgggtgtggtggctcaggcccgtaatcccagcattttgggaggctgaggcgggcggattgcttgaggtcagaagttcaagaccagcccggccaacatgacgaaaccccgtctttactaaaaatacaaaaatagctggacatggtagcacgtgcctgtaatcccagctacctgggaggctgaggcacgagatagtgccactacaatccagcctgggcaacagagtgagactctgtctcagaaaaacaaaccaaccaaccaaaaaaaccagggagggaaggcagaatgggggttttttttgtttgtttttttaaatgacaatagaagttttctttctgtcctcctttctctcctccttctctctcctttccggATCTTTCCCCAAGTAGTTTTCTAataattcagtttttttctgtatattgtttttaagtttttgattttaaagtataattaggAATAATGTATATGATGAAAAACCTGTTTCCCACTCCAATTCAGATCTGTGATCTACACTGGGAAAAATGAGCGCTCCTCAGGAAGTTTCTTACTGACCTCTCTTGGACTTTAGCTCTCCATCTCTGCTGAGGGGATATGAAGGTATTTGCATTTCTCCTGTTAATGAAGGGATCttggaatagaaaataaataaatgcagttttAGTGACACATAGctgaaaatatttccatgaaTATTCCTTGACCCAAATATATTTGTAAGTGCCTTAACTTCTGCAACTCATAAACAGagattggcaaaaattaaagGAGGATATAAAGTAGATTTCATTAACTTCCTGATCAAATGAAATCAGTAATCAATCTATGTGTCTTAGAGACTTGTCATATGGACTTTGTTGGTTTTGCCTTTGGACGATTACTTTGCTTTTCTTAATCTCCGTATTTCTACTTGGTAGGTTTTAAATTCCTTTTGAGGAGAAATTCTCTGTCCTGAGGATTTATGAAGCATAACTCTAGATTGCTGGTACGTGAACAGTTTAAacactataaaaataatgaataaattaaaaacaagagtGATGTGCCATTTCCTCATATGTTCAGTCTTTATAAATCCAGCTATTCAATAACATTCagctggctgggtatggtggctcacgcctgtaatcccggcactttgggaggctgtggtgagtggatcacttgaagtcaggagttcgagaccagcctggacaacatggtgaaaccctgtctctactaaaaatacaaaaattagccaggcatgatgtcatgcaccagctgcttgggaggctaaggcatgataattgcctgaacctgggaggtggagcttgcagtgagccgagatcacgccactgcactccagcctgggcgacagagtgagacaccatctcaaaaacaaaacaaaacaaaaaaaacaaaaaagccaaaaccccaaaaaaacaaaacagcactcAGCTTAACGTGGCGCCTGTGGTCTCCCAGCTGACTTGGCGTCCAACTCTGTGCTTTACCATTTGTCATTACTTCTTGTTTTCCATCTGTGCAGTTGACATGGtgccaatttaaaattttcaaatgagaTTTTATGGCTTCTGAATATGTTGCCTGTAGCTTAAATCCCATATTGCACTACTTCAAGCTTAAAAAATTGCTCCTTTGGCAATTTTTATAGtcattagatttaaaaatttactttagtTTTTCAAAAGAGGCCCCCTTTTCCCTCCCTGTTATGTATCTTACCatcttgtttatttaaaaatggggaGAGGTTCTTTAATGCAAGAGATTTAAATATTCACTTACTAAGTTCATAAGATTCCATGCTTTCATGCGattctggaattaaaaaaaaatcaatatatcacCGTTTAGCAATGATTCCTTATATCATTATTTATCAGTTTAGACACTGTAATAGTTTAAATTAAAGAGTgtaaaaatgtgaagaatgtaTTTAGCA carries:
- the MGP gene encoding matrix Gla protein isoform X2, producing MKSLVLLAILATLAVVTSCYESHESMESYELNPFINRRNANTFISPQQRWRAKVQERIRERSKPVHELNREACDDYRLCERYAMVYGYNAAYNRYFRERRGAK
- the MGP gene encoding matrix Gla protein isoform X1, with protein sequence MKSLVLLAILATLAVVTSCYGEWQKEENFCFDIISVLSLNWHHAQESHESMESYELNPFINRRNANTFISPQQRWRAKVQERIRERSKPVHELNREACDDYRLCERYAMVYGYNAAYNRYFRERRGAK